In Castor canadensis chromosome 11, mCasCan1.hap1v2, whole genome shotgun sequence, a single genomic region encodes these proteins:
- the Vangl2 gene encoding vang-like protein 2 isoform X2 codes for MDTESQYSGYSYKSGHSRSSRKHRDRRDRHRSKSRDGSRGDKSVTIQAPGEPLLDNESTRGDERDDNWGETTTVVTGTSEHSISHDDLTRIAKDMEDSVPLDCSRHLGVAAGATLALLSFLTPLAFLLLPPLLWREELEPCGTACEGLFISVAFKLLILLLGSWALFFRRPKASLPRVFVLRALLMVLVFLLVVSYWLFYGVRILDARERSYQGVVQFAVSLVDALLFVHYLAVVLLELRQLQPQFTLKVVRSTDGASRFYNVGHLSIQRVAVWILEKYYHDFPVYNPALLNLPKSVLAKKVSGFKVYSLGEENSTNNSTGQSRAVIAAAARRRDNSHNEYYYEEAEHERRVRKRRARLVVAVEEAFTHIKRLQEEEQKNPREVMDPREAAQAIFASMARAMQKYLRTTKQQPYHTMESILQHLEFCITHDMTPKAFLERYLAAGPTIQYHKERWLAKQWTLERAAGLT; via the exons ATGGACACTGAGTCCCAGTACTCAGGCTATTCCTACAAGTCGGGCCACTCCCGCAGCTCCCGCAAGCACAG AGACCGCAGGGACAGACACCGATCTAAGAGCCGAGATGGGAGCCGTGGGGACAAGTCGGTGACAATCCAGGCTCCTGGAGAGCCCCTGCTGGACAACGAGTCCACTCGGGGGGATGAACGG GATGACAACTGGGGGGAAACAACAACGGTAGTCACAGGCACCTCTGAGCACAGCATCTCCCACGATGACCTCACGCGCATCGCCAAGGACATGGAGGACAGTGTCCCACTGGACTGCTCTCGTCACCTGGGCGTGGCGGCAGGGGCCACTCTAGCCCTGCTCTCTTTCCTCACACCACTGGCTTTCTTGTTGCTGCCCCCACTACTGTGGCGGGAGGAGCTGGAACCCTGCGGGACAGCCTGTGAGGGCCTCTTCATCTCTGTGGCCTTCAAGCTGCTCATCCTGCTGCTGGGCAGCTGGGCTCTGTTTTTCCGCCGGCCCAAAGCCTCACTGCCCCGCGTCTTTGTGTTGCGTGCCCTGCTCATGGTGCTCGTCTTTCTGCTGGTTGTCTCCTACTGGCTTTTCTATGGCGTACGTATTTTGGATGCCCGGGAACGCAGCTACCAGGGTGTGGTGCAGTTTGCTGTGTCTCTGGTGGATGCCCTGCTCTTCGTGCACTACCTGGCTGTGGTCCTGCTAGAGCTACGCCAGCTCCAGCCCCAGTTCACGCTCAAGGTCGTGCGCTCCACTGATGGTGCCAGCCGCTTCTACAATGTTGGCCATCTCAG CATCCAGCGCGTGGCAGTGTGGATCCTGGAGAAGTATTACCATGACTTCCCTGTCTACAACCCTGCCCTCCTCAACCTGCCCAAGTCCGTCCTGGCCAAGAAAGTGTCTGGCTTCAAGGTGTATTCTCTCGGAGAGG AAAACAGCACCAACAACTCCACCGGCCAGTCTCGGGCTGTGATTGCAGCAGCGGCCCGGCGGCGGGACAACAGCCACAACGAGTACTACTATGAGGAGGCCGAGCATGAACGCAGGGTCCGCAAACGGAGGGCCAG GCTCGTGGTGGCGGTGGAGGAGGCCTTCACTCACATTAAGCGGCTACAGGAAGAGGAGCAGAAGAACCCCAGAGAGGTGATGGACCCCCGGGAGGCAGCCCAGGCCATCTTTGCATCTATGGCTCGTGCCATGCAGAAGTACCTTCGGACCACCAAGCAGCAGCCTTACCACACCATGGAGAGCATCCTGCAGCACCTGGAGTTCTGCATCACGCATGACATGACGCCCAAG GCCTTCCTGGAACGGTACCTGGCAGCGGGACCCACcatccagtaccacaaagaacgCTGGCTGGCCAAACAGTGGACACTG GAGAGGGCTGCAGGACTGACTTAG
- the Vangl2 gene encoding vang-like protein 2 isoform X1, translating to MDTESQYSGYSYKSGHSRSSRKHRDRRDRHRSKSRDGSRGDKSVTIQAPGEPLLDNESTRGDERDDNWGETTTVVTGTSEHSISHDDLTRIAKDMEDSVPLDCSRHLGVAAGATLALLSFLTPLAFLLLPPLLWREELEPCGTACEGLFISVAFKLLILLLGSWALFFRRPKASLPRVFVLRALLMVLVFLLVVSYWLFYGVRILDARERSYQGVVQFAVSLVDALLFVHYLAVVLLELRQLQPQFTLKVVRSTDGASRFYNVGHLSIQRVAVWILEKYYHDFPVYNPALLNLPKSVLAKKVSGFKVYSLGEENSTNNSTGQSRAVIAAAARRRDNSHNEYYYEEAEHERRVRKRRARLVVAVEEAFTHIKRLQEEEQKNPREVMDPREAAQAIFASMARAMQKYLRTTKQQPYHTMESILQHLEFCITHDMTPKAFLERYLAAGPTIQYHKERWLAKQWTLVSEEPVTSGLKDGIVFLLKRQDFSLVVSTKKVPFFKLSEEFVDPKSHKFVMRLQSETSV from the exons ATGGACACTGAGTCCCAGTACTCAGGCTATTCCTACAAGTCGGGCCACTCCCGCAGCTCCCGCAAGCACAG AGACCGCAGGGACAGACACCGATCTAAGAGCCGAGATGGGAGCCGTGGGGACAAGTCGGTGACAATCCAGGCTCCTGGAGAGCCCCTGCTGGACAACGAGTCCACTCGGGGGGATGAACGG GATGACAACTGGGGGGAAACAACAACGGTAGTCACAGGCACCTCTGAGCACAGCATCTCCCACGATGACCTCACGCGCATCGCCAAGGACATGGAGGACAGTGTCCCACTGGACTGCTCTCGTCACCTGGGCGTGGCGGCAGGGGCCACTCTAGCCCTGCTCTCTTTCCTCACACCACTGGCTTTCTTGTTGCTGCCCCCACTACTGTGGCGGGAGGAGCTGGAACCCTGCGGGACAGCCTGTGAGGGCCTCTTCATCTCTGTGGCCTTCAAGCTGCTCATCCTGCTGCTGGGCAGCTGGGCTCTGTTTTTCCGCCGGCCCAAAGCCTCACTGCCCCGCGTCTTTGTGTTGCGTGCCCTGCTCATGGTGCTCGTCTTTCTGCTGGTTGTCTCCTACTGGCTTTTCTATGGCGTACGTATTTTGGATGCCCGGGAACGCAGCTACCAGGGTGTGGTGCAGTTTGCTGTGTCTCTGGTGGATGCCCTGCTCTTCGTGCACTACCTGGCTGTGGTCCTGCTAGAGCTACGCCAGCTCCAGCCCCAGTTCACGCTCAAGGTCGTGCGCTCCACTGATGGTGCCAGCCGCTTCTACAATGTTGGCCATCTCAG CATCCAGCGCGTGGCAGTGTGGATCCTGGAGAAGTATTACCATGACTTCCCTGTCTACAACCCTGCCCTCCTCAACCTGCCCAAGTCCGTCCTGGCCAAGAAAGTGTCTGGCTTCAAGGTGTATTCTCTCGGAGAGG AAAACAGCACCAACAACTCCACCGGCCAGTCTCGGGCTGTGATTGCAGCAGCGGCCCGGCGGCGGGACAACAGCCACAACGAGTACTACTATGAGGAGGCCGAGCATGAACGCAGGGTCCGCAAACGGAGGGCCAG GCTCGTGGTGGCGGTGGAGGAGGCCTTCACTCACATTAAGCGGCTACAGGAAGAGGAGCAGAAGAACCCCAGAGAGGTGATGGACCCCCGGGAGGCAGCCCAGGCCATCTTTGCATCTATGGCTCGTGCCATGCAGAAGTACCTTCGGACCACCAAGCAGCAGCCTTACCACACCATGGAGAGCATCCTGCAGCACCTGGAGTTCTGCATCACGCATGACATGACGCCCAAG GCCTTCCTGGAACGGTACCTGGCAGCGGGACCCACcatccagtaccacaaagaacgCTGGCTGGCCAAACAGTGGACACTGGTGAGTGAGGAGCCAGTGACCAGCGGTCTTAAGGATGGCATCGTTTTCCTCTTAAAACGCCAGGACTTCAGCCTGGTGGTAAGCACCAAGAAGGTGCCGTTCTTCAAACTCTCCGAGGAATTTGTGGATCCCAAGTCACACAAATTTGTCATGAGGCTGCAGTCGGAGACCTCAGTGTGA